From the Companilactobacillus ginsenosidimutans genome, the window CCCTCCTATATAGTCCAGATTCTGAAAGACTTAAAAAGCTGATTTTTCCTGGGGAGGATTATGAGTTATGAAAAAAAGAAATGTACTGATTGGAATGGCTGCCACTGTACTACTATCAACAACATTGGTTGGATGTTCAAACGGCAGTGACAAATCAAGTAGTTCTAATAACACTAGAACTGTAAAGACAACAAAAAAACAAGCCAAATATTATTTCAAAAATAATAAGCTTGTAATGAGTGATATTTCTATTACAATTACAAAAACAAAAGTTATTCCTGTTGGTGAAATTGGAAATGAATACGGTGAAAAGCCTGTTATTGCATTCTGGTTTACAACTACAAATAAGAGTAACAAAGAAATCAATCCAAATACTGCATGGATTGCGGCATTTACTGCAGTACAAGATAACAATAAGAACCAAGTAAACGAATTAGATATTGGGAATTTGCCTGATGATCGCTTCTTGGACACTCAATCCGAAAATATCAAGAAAAACGGGACTGCCGAAAGTGCAATCGCATATGACTTAGATGATACTACCACCCCTGTTAAACTGACTGCAACAAAGGGCATTGGTGGTTCTAAGCTCGGAACAATGACTTACAAATTGAAGTAACAAAAAATTATATAACTATGACTGCAAGATAAACTATCCATAGCATAAAAGTGCGCAAAAATTATGTACAGTCTTGTATTTTAAGTTAAATTTTTCTAAATAAAAAAGAGCCACAAACACTATATTTACAGTGTTTGTGGCTCTTTAGCTATATTTCCATAAACCATTTAAGTGGAAAATAGTGCCGCTGACAAGAGTCGAACTTGCACATGGAAACCCATACAGCGACCTGAACGCTGCGCGTCTGCCAATTCCGCCACAGCGGCAAAGCAAGCTTTGTGATATGCTTACCTTAAAACGATACCATAAATTAGAGGATATGTAATGCAAAAAATCGATAAATCTATCTTGTCAAAAGTTATTAAACCACGTAATCCAATTTCATATAAGGGTAATTATGGTCGTATTCTTATTATTGCTGGATCACTCCATTTTGGTGGAGCAGCAATATTGTCTTCATCTGCAGCTGTTTATTCTGGAGCTGGTCTAGTTACAGTTGCCACCACTCCAGAAAAATTTGTATCCTTAAATACTAGGATTCCTGAAGCGATGACAATCGATTACCACAATATCATGGAAACCCTCAATTCAATCAGACAATCAAACGTTATCGTAATTGGACCAGGTCTGGGTACCTCAGAACTGACTCAATCGTTGATTAATATGGTTACTGAAAATACCACTAAAGATCAAACAATCATCTTTGATGCATCTGCACTAACTGAGATTGCCGAAAAAAATATTAGTTTAACGCAAATTTCTGCACACGTAATTTTGACTCCACATCAAGGTGAATGGCAACGACTTTCTAAATTAGAAATAGCTGATCAATCCACAGAGAATAATCTCCAATCTATCCAAGAAATCGCACCGGATTCACTATTAATAGTTAAAAAACATCTTTCGGAGATATACTACAATAATAAAGTTGAACAAATTTCAGCGGGTAATCCTGGAATGGCCACTGGAGGGATGGGCGATACATTAACCGGGATTATTGCCGCATTCGTAGGCCAATTCGGATTCTCAAAAAACACTGTTTCAGCTGCCCTCTTCCTTCATAGCTTTATCGCAGATAAAATATATAAGAAAAACTATGTTGTATTGCCTGAAGAATTAATAAATGAAATTCCTTCAACGATGAAAAAGATAACTACAAAATCATCCAAATAATAAAAGACAAGTTTGAAATTAAAAATTCAAACTTGTCTTTTTTACTCTACTTTTATTCCAAACATCCCTATTAAAATTGCAGCTTGATATTGATTAACTACTAATCCACGTGCAAGTTCGGGACTTATGACCATCGTTTCAAACTCAGAATCCTTAAAATCAAATCCCTTTAGTTTTGTTTCACTAAAGTTAGATTCAGTTAAAATTGATCCAACAAATGAAATATCCTTCTTAACTTGTAAAGCTTGGAAAAATCCACCTGTCAAATCACAATTTAGAAACGAGATATTTTCAAAACGACTCTCTGTAAAATTAACATATGGCATTTTACAATCTTTGAAACTTGTATTTTTCATGTAAGAGTTATTAAAGTCAGAACCTGACAATTGGAGACTACTAATTTTGCAATTGTAAAAATCGCTCTGGCTAAAATCACTTCCTGCCAACTGGCTATGATGTCACTCAACATTGCTAAAACTAACTCGACTGAAATCGGTTTGCTCGAAATCACAGTGATCAAAGACTATGTCTGAATAATCATGTGAATCACTATAAGATTCAAAATGACAACGCTCATAATAATAACCATTTTCAACTTGATTCAAATTTAAAGTCTTATCGGACACTGTTTCAATCGGTACGTTCATTTAATATTTACCCACGCTCCATAAATTTTTAATAAAAGTAATCTTATCACACAAAAACAAAGCATCCACCTACCGAATGCTTTGTTCTACTAACTATTTAATTTTAACTAATCGTCTAATTCTATCAACTCTTGATCCCAAAATTTTATCAGCTAACTTAGTTTTCAAAACTAAGTAACCAAAAATCGCAGCACCAATAAATGCCTCTGCGAAAAGAACGAACAAACTGACGATTCTGTCTGAGTTTCCAACGAAACGATAGACAATCCAGTTAATGG encodes:
- a CDS encoding NAD(P)H-hydrate dehydratase — its product is MQKIDKSILSKVIKPRNPISYKGNYGRILIIAGSLHFGGAAILSSSAAVYSGAGLVTVATTPEKFVSLNTRIPEAMTIDYHNIMETLNSIRQSNVIVIGPGLGTSELTQSLINMVTENTTKDQTIIFDASALTEIAEKNISLTQISAHVILTPHQGEWQRLSKLEIADQSTENNLQSIQEIAPDSLLIVKKHLSEIYYNNKVEQISAGNPGMATGGMGDTLTGIIAAFVGQFGFSKNTVSAALFLHSFIADKIYKKNYVVLPEELINEIPSTMKKITTKSSK
- a CDS encoding DUF5067 domain-containing protein, with the translated sequence MKKRNVLIGMAATVLLSTTLVGCSNGSDKSSSSNNTRTVKTTKKQAKYYFKNNKLVMSDISITITKTKVIPVGEIGNEYGEKPVIAFWFTTTNKSNKEINPNTAWIAAFTAVQDNNKNQVNELDIGNLPDDRFLDTQSENIKKNGTAESAIAYDLDDTTTPVKLTATKGIGGSKLGTMTYKLK
- a CDS encoding pentapeptide repeat-containing protein, translated to MPYVNFTESRFENISFLNCDLTGGFFQALQVKKDISFVGSILTESNFSETKLKGFDFKDSEFETMVISPELARGLVVNQYQAAILIGMFGIKVE